One window of the uncultured Paludibaculum sp. genome contains the following:
- a CDS encoding TolC family protein, with amino-acid sequence MQIPRQSTVWLALCLLAQSTVFGGDGGVLQPFKRPYLAPVRQAPVLTNSPRFEQLLRAGNLYLTLEDALQLAIENNLDVEIQRYARSTADTELLRTRGGGLTRGLSLNLSEMPAGVGGPTSQLLTSSSRIIPGTSVSTNPLEVGALGVVQTNLSITGATALSTGSVIPVFDPFLSGNFNYSHLSTPQTNLAVAGAPNLITGNTSAGVGYRQGFGSGAAVSAGFTNLRQTTNSIRGSYSPYTASALTLNVTQPLMRGAGFSVNRRFQRQAENEQKIADLLFRQQLINTVYGVTRLYDDFVALYEDVKVKEETLRLAQKLFDDTKAQVDEGALATVEMARANAQVYSTRLDLERARGLLEEQEVILKTVLTRRGTEDDVVRKARVIPMGTLALPPEETRESPELMNIAAQNRPDLSTAALQILNSELSLKGSRNALKPQVDIVAFATNNGLAGEVNPVAVTPDTTFIGSYGSALGQIFRRDYPSYGAGLQIDLPLRNRVAQADVARDEIQFKQTKIREQQLRNQARLEVEDALIAQRRAKAAYEAAIQARVYQEESLKAEQAKFEVGASTSYLVIQFQSFLAQARSTEVAAKGAYVKARAALQRATGTILADYSISVEAAHQGAR; translated from the coding sequence ATGCAAATTCCCCGGCAATCGACTGTTTGGCTTGCCCTGTGCCTGTTGGCGCAAAGCACGGTATTCGGCGGCGACGGAGGCGTGTTGCAGCCGTTCAAGCGGCCGTATCTGGCTCCGGTCCGGCAGGCCCCAGTCCTCACCAACTCGCCTCGCTTTGAACAGTTGCTGCGAGCCGGAAATCTCTATCTCACGCTCGAAGACGCCCTTCAACTGGCCATCGAGAACAACCTCGATGTCGAGATCCAACGGTATGCCCGGTCCACGGCCGACACGGAACTGTTGCGCACCCGTGGTGGCGGACTCACGCGCGGCCTCTCGCTGAACCTCTCCGAGATGCCCGCCGGCGTGGGCGGCCCCACCAGCCAGTTGCTCACCAGCTCTTCGCGCATCATTCCCGGCACATCGGTCTCCACCAACCCATTGGAGGTCGGAGCCCTGGGTGTGGTGCAGACCAACCTCAGCATCACCGGTGCCACGGCGCTCTCCACGGGCAGCGTCATCCCGGTCTTCGATCCGTTTCTCAGCGGCAACTTCAACTACTCCCACCTCAGCACCCCGCAGACCAACCTGGCCGTGGCCGGGGCGCCCAATCTGATTACCGGCAACACCTCGGCCGGCGTGGGCTATCGGCAGGGCTTTGGCTCCGGCGCGGCCGTCAGCGCGGGGTTCACCAACCTGCGTCAGACGACGAATTCCATCCGCGGCAGCTACAGTCCGTACACCGCGTCCGCCCTCACTCTCAACGTCACCCAGCCTTTGATGCGCGGAGCCGGGTTCAGCGTGAACCGCCGCTTCCAGCGTCAGGCCGAGAACGAACAGAAGATCGCGGACCTGCTCTTCCGCCAACAGCTCATCAACACGGTCTACGGAGTCACGCGTCTCTACGACGACTTTGTCGCACTCTATGAGGACGTCAAGGTGAAAGAGGAGACCTTGCGTCTGGCTCAGAAACTATTCGACGACACGAAGGCGCAGGTGGACGAAGGCGCGCTGGCGACGGTGGAGATGGCGCGCGCGAACGCGCAGGTCTACTCGACCCGGCTGGACTTGGAACGTGCGCGCGGTCTGCTGGAAGAGCAGGAAGTGATCCTGAAAACCGTCCTGACACGGCGTGGCACGGAGGACGATGTGGTGCGCAAGGCGCGCGTGATCCCCATGGGTACGCTGGCGCTGCCGCCCGAGGAAACTCGTGAGTCACCGGAACTCATGAACATCGCCGCGCAGAACCGGCCGGATCTTTCCACGGCGGCCCTGCAGATCTTGAATTCCGAGTTGTCCTTGAAGGGCTCGCGGAATGCACTGAAACCGCAGGTGGACATTGTGGCGTTCGCGACCAATAACGGGTTGGCAGGCGAGGTGAATCCCGTGGCCGTGACGCCGGACACGACGTTCATCGGCAGCTACGGCAGTGCGCTGGGCCAGATCTTCCGGCGCGACTACCCGTCGTACGGAGCGGGGCTCCAGATTGATCTGCCGCTGCGGAATCGCGTGGCGCAGGCTGACGTGGCACGGGATGAGATCCAGTTCAAGCAGACGAAGATCCGCGAGCAGCAGTTGCGTAACCAGGCGAGGCTCGAGGTGGAAGACGCGCTCATCGCCCAGCGGCGCGCCAAGGCGGCCTACGAGGCGGCCATCCAGGCGCGTGTGTATCAGGAAGAATCGTTGAAAGCGGAGCAGGCCAAGTTCGAGGTCGGGGCGTCCACCAGCTACCTGGTGATTCAGTTCCAGAGTTTCCTGGCGCAGGCGCGGTCGACGGAAGTTGCGGCCAAGGGTGCGTACGTGAAGGCCAGAGCGGCACTGCAACGCGCGACAGGTACGATTCTGGCGGACTACAGCATCTCGGTGGAGGCGGCGCACCAGGGGGCGCGGTAG
- a CDS encoding transposase, whose translation MIYLITFACYGCHLHGGEYGSVDRNHNIFGTPFLEAGPALAAFESRQMDQAPYCMDERRREAVLGAIVETCEYHGWALWAAHVRSNHVHSVVQAGVSPERVMFVLKAFASRRLNELGLDAPGRKRWGRHGSTRWLHAPEQVAAAVQYVLAEQGPPMAVWPE comes from the coding sequence GTGATCTACCTGATCACCTTCGCATGCTATGGATGCCATCTCCATGGCGGCGAATACGGCTCGGTGGACCGTAACCACAACATTTTCGGCACGCCTTTTCTGGAGGCCGGCCCGGCGCTGGCCGCGTTTGAGAGCAGGCAAATGGATCAAGCGCCATACTGCATGGACGAACGTCGTCGCGAGGCTGTGCTGGGGGCGATTGTGGAGACTTGCGAATATCATGGGTGGGCTCTTTGGGCCGCTCATGTGCGCAGCAACCACGTGCACTCGGTGGTGCAGGCAGGGGTTTCGCCGGAGCGGGTCATGTTCGTCCTCAAAGCTTTCGCAAGTCGTCGCCTGAATGAGTTGGGCCTGGATGCTCCGGGCAGGAAGCGATGGGGCCGGCACGGCAGTACCCGGTGGCTTCACGCGCCGGAGCAGGTTGCAGCGGCCGTGCAGTATGTGCTCGCGGAGCAGGGTCCTCCGATGGCGGTGTGGCCGGAGTGA
- a CDS encoding phenylalanine 4-monooxygenase, with amino-acid sequence MLTTTAAPFVEEARDRHELFIRQPYELYSAENHAAWQSLFARMQPSWARYANPHFLNGLDTLHLDPVRVPRLEDVNHFLAPLTGFRARAVSGYVPPFLFFDCLRRREFPTTVTIRALDSLDYLPEPDIFHDIAGHVPMHTHRDFAETLVRFGDCAHTAAAIASGIADKTVRLERLASIVKGMARFFWFTVEFGLMRDRAGLRAYGSGLLSSCGELPHAVESAEVQRSQASLEWMIHQSFEIDHYQPLLFVVEGFEHLYELVGKLEEWMLAGKLDHVAPGEPALSLEDLRSFCLG; translated from the coding sequence ATGCTCACCACAACAGCCGCTCCTTTTGTCGAAGAGGCTCGTGACCGTCATGAGCTGTTCATCCGCCAGCCTTACGAGTTGTACAGCGCGGAGAACCACGCTGCCTGGCAGTCGTTGTTCGCGCGAATGCAGCCGAGTTGGGCCCGCTATGCGAATCCCCACTTTCTGAACGGCCTCGACACACTGCACCTGGATCCGGTCCGAGTGCCCCGTTTGGAGGATGTGAACCACTTCCTCGCGCCACTCACTGGATTTCGGGCCCGGGCCGTGAGCGGCTACGTGCCCCCGTTCCTCTTCTTCGACTGTCTGCGCCGCCGCGAGTTTCCCACCACTGTGACGATCCGTGCTCTCGATTCGCTCGACTACCTGCCCGAGCCGGACATCTTCCACGACATCGCCGGCCACGTCCCCATGCACACCCATCGGGACTTCGCCGAGACCCTGGTCCGCTTTGGCGATTGCGCCCACACGGCGGCGGCCATCGCGTCGGGCATTGCCGACAAGACTGTGCGTCTGGAGCGGCTCGCGTCCATCGTCAAAGGGATGGCGCGCTTCTTCTGGTTCACCGTGGAGTTCGGACTAATGCGAGATCGCGCCGGGTTGCGGGCCTACGGCAGCGGGCTGCTGAGTTCCTGTGGAGAGCTGCCGCATGCGGTGGAATCGGCGGAGGTGCAGCGCAGCCAGGCGTCACTGGAGTGGATGATCCACCAGTCATTCGAGATCGACCACTACCAGCCGCTGCTCTTTGTAGTCGAAGGATTCGAGCACCTCTACGAGCTAGTAGGTAAGCTCGAAGAATGGATGCTGGCCGGCAAGCTGGATCACGTGGCTCCGGGCGAGCCCGCGCTTTCGCTGGAGGACTTGCGCAGCTTCTGCTTGGGCTGA